The Acidobacteriota bacterium genome has a segment encoding these proteins:
- the amrS gene encoding AmmeMemoRadiSam system radical SAM enzyme gives MTDRRHFLKTMASLLAGAGFFPPESGAAAENTRARKEAMFYRKTDGRSVQCRLCPRQCIIENRRRGFCRNRENRGGTLYSVVYGKPSTVDIGPIEKAPLYHFLPGHERLCLACASCNLRCKYCQNWHLSQKRIEDVRVFPHTPAAVVERAVREGMTSISFTYTEPTVFYEYVLDISRLARARGLRTSIVSNGYINREPLVELLKVLDAVKIDLKGFSEAFYDDVSQATLAPVLETLQTVKEKNVWLEIVNLVVPSLNDRPDEIEAMCFWIAEKLGPETPIHFTRFFPNYKLPHLPATPLSTLENACEVANRAGLQYVYMGNVPGHAGNSTFCPSCREIIIRRTHFSVVETNMKEGTCGNCGRPIPGIWA, from the coding sequence ATGACGGACAGACGGCATTTTCTGAAAACCATGGCCTCGCTCCTCGCGGGGGCGGGCTTTTTCCCGCCCGAGTCCGGCGCGGCGGCGGAAAACACCCGCGCGCGCAAGGAGGCGATGTTTTACCGGAAAACCGACGGACGGTCCGTCCAATGCCGGTTGTGCCCGCGGCAGTGCATCATCGAAAATCGCCGGCGGGGATTCTGCCGGAACCGCGAAAACCGGGGCGGAACGCTTTATTCCGTCGTCTACGGGAAACCTTCGACCGTGGACATCGGGCCTATCGAAAAAGCGCCGCTCTACCACTTTCTTCCGGGCCATGAACGCCTGTGCCTGGCCTGCGCAAGCTGCAACCTGCGGTGCAAGTACTGCCAGAACTGGCATCTGTCCCAGAAACGAATCGAGGATGTCAGGGTTTTTCCCCACACGCCGGCCGCCGTCGTCGAACGGGCGGTGCGGGAGGGCATGACATCGATCTCCTTCACTTATACCGAACCCACCGTTTTCTACGAGTACGTCCTCGACATCTCCCGTCTGGCCCGGGCGCGGGGGCTGCGGACATCGATCGTGTCGAACGGTTATATCAATCGGGAACCCCTGGTCGAGCTTCTCAAGGTGCTCGACGCCGTCAAGATCGACCTCAAGGGATTCAGCGAGGCGTTTTATGACGACGTATCCCAGGCAACTCTGGCGCCCGTGCTCGAAACGCTGCAGACGGTGAAAGAGAAAAACGTCTGGCTCGAAATCGTCAACCTCGTCGTCCCCTCGCTCAACGACCGGCCGGATGAGATCGAGGCGATGTGTTTCTGGATCGCCGAAAAACTCGGCCCCGAAACGCCGATCCATTTCACACGCTTCTTTCCGAACTATAAACTGCCCCATCTTCCCGCAACACCTTTGTCCACGCTTGAAAACGCCTGCGAGGTCGCAAATCGGGCCGGACTGCAATATGTCTACATGGGCAATGTTCCCGGCCATGCCGGAAACTCGACCTTTTGTCCCTCCTGCCGTGAAATCATCATCCGGCGCACCCATTTCTCCGTCGTCGAAACGAACATGAAAGAGGGAACGTGCGGGAATTGCGGCCGGCCGATTCCCGGAATCTGGGCTTAA
- a CDS encoding TVP38/TMEM64 family protein: protein MPPERTETGSKKPSLAKPIALFAVLLALIVLARVFDLGGRVGELRAWILALGGWGPFVYILIYIAAVVLAVPGSAVTVVAGVLFGSVRGIAVVSAGSTIGAALAFLIARHIARDSVARRFETNAKFQSLDRLTRDHGAAIVAITRLVPLFPFNLLNFGFGLTHVRFRTYVFWSWLCMLPGTVLYVVGSDAVSTAVAQRRIPWVLVFVLVAVAALLAVLVREARKKLREKEGQNARI from the coding sequence TTGCCGCCGGAAAGAACTGAAACAGGCTCGAAAAAGCCGAGCCTCGCCAAACCCATCGCCCTCTTCGCCGTTCTTCTGGCCTTGATTGTCCTGGCCCGCGTTTTCGACCTCGGCGGCCGCGTCGGCGAACTTCGGGCCTGGATTCTGGCTCTCGGCGGTTGGGGACCTTTCGTTTATATTCTGATCTATATTGCGGCCGTGGTCCTGGCCGTTCCGGGTTCGGCCGTGACCGTCGTGGCCGGCGTCCTTTTCGGTTCCGTCCGCGGTATCGCCGTCGTCAGCGCCGGCTCGACAATCGGCGCCGCCCTGGCCTTCCTGATCGCCCGGCATATCGCCAGAGACTCCGTCGCCCGTCGATTCGAAACGAACGCCAAGTTTCAATCGCTCGACCGCCTGACAAGAGACCATGGGGCCGCGATCGTCGCCATCACCCGCCTCGTGCCGCTCTTTCCGTTCAATCTTCTCAATTTCGGTTTCGGGCTGACCCATGTCCGCTTCCGGACCTATGTCTTCTGGTCCTGGCTGTGCATGTTGCCGGGAACGGTCCTCTACGTCGTGGGCTCGGATGCCGTGTCGACCGCCGTCGCCCAAAGAAGAATTCCCTGGGTTCTGGTTTTTGTCCTCGTGGCCGTGGCGGCCCTACTCGCGGTTCTTGTCCGGGAGGCCCGAAAAAAACTCAGAGAGAAGGAGGGTCAAAATGCCCGAATCTAA
- the tkt gene encoding transketolase — translation MTPLDTLVEKSINTIRTLSMDAVQAANSGHPGTPMAMAPVAYVLWRDFLRFDPASPLWPNRDRFVLSAGHASMLLYALLHLAGVKAVNPKYETLGRLSVTLDDIKSFRQLDSKAPGHPEYRWTSGVETTTGPLGQGLATSVGMAIAGRWMAEYFNRPGFPMFDYNVYALAGDGCMMEGVSSEAASLAGHLKLGNLCWIYDNNKITIEGPTSLAFSEDVGRRFEAYRWDVIQVTSANDLELLARTFRSFEDPSDRPTLIIVDSHIGYGSPHKQDRASAHGEPLGEDEIRQTKRAYGWPEDAKFLVPDEVRDHFASGIGTRGRALRETWFSMFDRYREAHPERADHLYRMQHRQLPDGWDKGLPVFPADEKGQAGRASSAAVLNTLAQNIPWLIGGSADLAPSTRTRLTFSGAGDLEAGRYSGRNLHFGIREHAMAAVLNGLSLSKIRPFSSGFLIFSDYGRPSLRLSALMELPVIHIFTHDSIGVGEDGPTHQPVEHLASLRAVPGLIVLRPADANEVVEAWRLIIQLRHEPVALVLSRQNLPTFDRVKYGAASGVAQGAYVLAGAGAGKPEVLLMASGSEVALCLDAYLKLEAEGIVARVISMPSWELFEKQSRAYRESVLPPDVTTRVSVEQASTLGWAKYVGPSGRSIGMETFGASAPLEALQRRFGFTAERIVETVHEILAEVVP, via the coding sequence ATGACCCCTCTTGACACGCTCGTCGAAAAAAGCATCAATACGATCAGGACCCTGTCCATGGACGCCGTCCAGGCGGCCAACTCGGGCCACCCGGGCACGCCGATGGCCATGGCCCCCGTCGCCTATGTCCTGTGGCGGGATTTCTTGCGCTTCGATCCCGCCAGCCCACTCTGGCCGAACCGCGACCGTTTCGTCCTCTCGGCGGGCCATGCCTCCATGCTTCTCTACGCCCTGCTTCACCTGGCGGGCGTCAAAGCCGTGAATCCCAAGTACGAAACCCTCGGCAGGCTCTCAGTGACGCTCGACGACATCAAGAGCTTCCGCCAGCTGGACAGCAAGGCGCCCGGGCATCCTGAATACCGTTGGACCTCGGGCGTCGAGACGACGACGGGCCCCTTGGGGCAGGGGCTGGCCACCAGCGTCGGCATGGCCATAGCGGGTCGGTGGATGGCCGAATATTTCAACCGCCCCGGCTTCCCGATGTTCGACTACAACGTTTACGCCCTGGCCGGCGACGGATGCATGATGGAAGGCGTTTCCAGCGAGGCCGCATCGCTCGCCGGACACCTGAAGCTGGGGAACCTCTGCTGGATTTACGACAACAACAAGATCACCATCGAAGGGCCGACGAGCCTGGCCTTCTCCGAAGACGTGGGCCGTCGCTTCGAGGCTTACAGGTGGGACGTCATCCAGGTGACTTCCGCCAATGATCTGGAGCTTCTAGCCCGGACGTTCCGGTCGTTCGAGGATCCCTCCGACAGGCCGACGTTGATCATCGTCGACAGCCATATCGGCTACGGCTCTCCTCATAAGCAGGACCGCGCCTCGGCCCATGGCGAACCGCTGGGCGAGGACGAGATCAGGCAGACGAAACGGGCCTACGGCTGGCCGGAGGACGCCAAGTTCCTGGTCCCGGACGAGGTCAGGGATCATTTCGCTTCGGGCATCGGGACCCGCGGCCGGGCCCTGCGCGAAACCTGGTTCTCGATGTTCGACCGATACAGAGAGGCCCACCCTGAACGGGCCGATCACCTCTACAGGATGCAGCACCGGCAGCTGCCGGACGGATGGGACAAGGGCCTTCCCGTGTTCCCGGCCGACGAGAAAGGCCAGGCCGGCCGGGCGAGCTCGGCAGCCGTCCTCAACACGCTGGCACAGAACATCCCCTGGCTGATCGGGGGCTCGGCCGACCTGGCCCCGTCGACACGGACGCGCTTGACCTTCTCCGGGGCCGGGGACCTCGAAGCGGGCCGCTACTCGGGACGGAATCTTCATTTCGGCATCCGCGAGCATGCCATGGCCGCCGTTCTCAACGGACTGTCATTGTCCAAGATCCGGCCTTTCAGCTCGGGCTTCCTTATCTTCAGCGACTATGGCCGGCCGTCGCTGCGGCTCAGCGCTCTCATGGAGCTTCCCGTGATCCATATCTTCACTCACGATTCCATCGGCGTCGGGGAGGACGGCCCGACTCATCAGCCGGTCGAACATCTGGCGTCCCTGCGTGCCGTCCCCGGATTGATCGTCCTTCGGCCCGCCGACGCCAACGAAGTGGTCGAAGCCTGGAGATTGATCATCCAGCTTCGTCACGAACCCGTAGCCCTCGTGCTCAGCCGTCAGAACCTGCCCACGTTCGACCGGGTGAAATACGGCGCGGCCTCGGGAGTCGCCCAGGGAGCCTATGTCCTCGCCGGCGCGGGGGCCGGCAAACCCGAGGTGCTGTTGATGGCCAGCGGAAGCGAGGTCGCACTCTGCCTTGACGCTTACTTGAAGCTCGAGGCGGAAGGGATCGTGGCCCGGGTGATCAGCATGCCCTCCTGGGAACTCTTCGAGAAACAGAGCCGGGCCTATCGGGAAAGCGTCCTTCCCCCGGACGTCACGACCCGAGTCTCCGTCGAACAGGCCTCGACGCTCGGGTGGGCCAAGTATGTCGGGCCGTCCGGTCGTTCGATCGGGATGGAGACCTTCGGGGCGTCCGCTCCGCTGGAGGCGCTGCAAAGGAGATTCGGGTTTACGGCCGAAAGGATCGTCGAAACGGTGCATGAGATTCTGGCGGAGGTCGTTCCGTGA
- a CDS encoding mercuric reductase, whose protein sequence is MPESKPFHVVPGDAHDNVLIANAHPPSWVNPEPASSYNLVVIGAGTAGLVAAAGGAAVGARVALIEKALMGGDCLNYGCVPSKAVIRSSRTAAEIRNAADFGIVAGGPVDIDFAKVMERMRRLRAQISGHDSAERFKGLGVDVFLGEARFFDKRRIEVGGKFLKFAKALIATGAKPIHPPIPGLAEAGFLTNETVFTLTRRPESLAVIGGGPIGCELAQAFRRLGSKVTIIQRDVQFLPREDRDAAELLGCVFAEEDIVCKLNARITQVTVLNGKKRIHFTVDGREEMIEAEEILVGAGRAPNVEGLNLEAAGVDFDARSGVKVNGYLQTTNRRIYAAGDVAFPFKFTHIAEATARIVVQNALFLKSKKTKSLTIPWCTYTDPEIAHVGMSEKEAQAAGIKVRTFVRPFKDVDRAVLDGEDNGFVKIHVKKEKDRIVGATIVGRHAGEMISEITAVMAAGKGVKLLAASVIHPYPTQADAVKQASGQYYAGLMKPFLKKALGKWFSWKR, encoded by the coding sequence ATGCCCGAATCTAAACCGTTTCATGTCGTTCCCGGCGACGCGCACGATAACGTTCTGATCGCCAACGCCCATCCCCCATCCTGGGTGAACCCGGAGCCGGCCTCGAGCTATAACCTCGTGGTCATCGGCGCCGGCACCGCGGGACTGGTCGCGGCGGCCGGGGGCGCCGCGGTGGGGGCCAGGGTGGCACTCATCGAGAAAGCTCTGATGGGTGGCGACTGCCTGAACTATGGCTGTGTGCCCTCCAAAGCCGTCATCCGTTCCTCCCGGACCGCGGCCGAAATCCGGAACGCCGCGGATTTCGGGATTGTTGCGGGCGGTCCTGTCGATATCGACTTCGCCAAAGTCATGGAGCGGATGCGGCGCCTTCGGGCGCAGATCAGCGGACACGATTCGGCCGAACGGTTTAAAGGCCTGGGCGTGGACGTGTTCCTTGGGGAGGCCCGCTTCTTCGACAAACGCAGGATCGAGGTCGGCGGAAAGTTCCTGAAATTCGCCAAGGCCCTGATCGCCACGGGAGCCAAGCCGATTCATCCCCCGATCCCAGGGCTGGCCGAGGCGGGGTTTCTGACCAATGAAACGGTATTTACGCTGACCCGAAGACCGGAGTCGCTGGCCGTCATCGGCGGAGGGCCGATTGGTTGCGAACTGGCTCAGGCTTTCCGCCGCCTGGGTTCGAAGGTCACGATCATCCAGAGGGACGTTCAATTTCTGCCTCGGGAAGACCGGGATGCAGCGGAGCTCCTGGGCTGCGTTTTCGCCGAGGAAGACATCGTCTGCAAACTCAATGCTCGGATCACGCAGGTGACGGTCTTGAACGGAAAAAAACGCATCCATTTCACGGTCGACGGCCGCGAGGAGATGATCGAGGCCGAAGAAATCCTTGTCGGTGCCGGCCGGGCTCCGAACGTCGAGGGTCTGAATCTCGAAGCGGCCGGCGTGGATTTCGATGCGCGCTCCGGCGTCAAGGTCAACGGTTATCTTCAGACGACAAATCGGCGCATCTACGCGGCGGGAGACGTCGCCTTCCCCTTCAAGTTCACCCACATAGCCGAAGCGACGGCCCGGATCGTCGTTCAGAACGCCCTTTTCCTGAAAAGCAAGAAGACGAAATCTCTGACCATTCCCTGGTGCACCTACACCGACCCCGAGATCGCCCACGTCGGGATGTCCGAGAAGGAAGCCCAGGCCGCGGGGATCAAGGTCCGGACATTCGTTCGCCCGTTCAAAGACGTTGACAGGGCCGTCCTCGACGGCGAAGACAACGGTTTTGTCAAAATCCACGTCAAGAAGGAGAAGGATCGGATTGTGGGCGCAACGATCGTCGGCCGCCATGCCGGGGAGATGATCAGTGAGATCACCGCGGTCATGGCCGCCGGCAAGGGGGTCAAGCTCCTGGCCGCCTCGGTCATCCATCCCTATCCCACCCAGGCCGATGCCGTCAAACAGGCCTCCGGGCAGTATTACGCCGGCCTGATGAAACCTTTCCTGAAAAAAGCCCTTGGAAAGTGGTTTTCCTGGAAAAGGTAA
- a CDS encoding TIGR04283 family arsenosugar biosynthesis glycosyltransferase translates to MRATRLIVFVRYPVAGRVKTRLIPVLGEDGTASLSRSMAEHTLKWASRLSGKHRADLEIRFDGGSVPETAAWLGENVRCIPQGDGDLGDRMSRAFRDSFMDGIKKTVLIGTDIPELTVFHIRAAWKALDENDTVLVPAPDGGYGLIGVRRFYPELFRGLAWGTETVLEGTLARAADLGLCVKSFPALPDVDVAGDLPVWERTKRRFLSIVIPTLNEGPRLKRTLDSIGQTPDTEVIVADGGSRDETLSVARKAGAKIVSCRPGRGVQLNAGAAEASGSILLFLHADTLLPGNHAALVRGALEDPLVAGGSFALKFEPGPPLLKINEITANWRTRLFHLPFGDQALFVRASLFHLLGGYKNIPLMEDVDFARRLHRAGRTVVLRPPVLTSSRKYAGGYWRRNITNKVVFAGYFLGVTPEKLVEMYRRGGHP, encoded by the coding sequence GTGCGCGCGACGCGGCTGATCGTTTTTGTCCGTTATCCCGTCGCCGGGAGAGTCAAGACGCGCCTCATCCCCGTACTCGGCGAAGACGGGACCGCATCCCTCTCGCGGAGCATGGCGGAACACACTCTGAAATGGGCTTCCCGCCTGTCCGGCAAACACAGGGCCGATCTGGAGATTCGCTTCGACGGCGGATCGGTTCCAGAAACCGCGGCTTGGCTCGGGGAAAATGTCCGCTGTATCCCGCAGGGCGACGGGGACCTCGGAGACCGGATGAGCCGGGCTTTCCGGGACAGCTTCATGGACGGCATCAAAAAAACCGTACTCATCGGAACCGACATCCCCGAACTCACGGTCTTCCATATCCGCGCCGCCTGGAAAGCCCTGGATGAAAACGACACGGTCCTTGTTCCCGCTCCCGACGGCGGGTACGGACTGATCGGTGTTCGGAGGTTTTATCCGGAATTATTCCGGGGGCTTGCGTGGGGGACGGAGACGGTCCTTGAGGGGACTCTGGCGAGGGCCGCCGATCTGGGCTTATGCGTCAAGTCCTTTCCGGCTCTGCCCGATGTGGATGTCGCCGGTGACCTTCCCGTCTGGGAGCGGACGAAGCGGCGGTTTTTGTCCATCGTCATCCCGACTCTGAACGAAGGACCCCGATTGAAGCGAACCCTGGACTCCATCGGCCAGACGCCCGATACGGAAGTCATTGTCGCCGACGGGGGGAGCCGGGATGAGACATTGAGCGTCGCGCGGAAGGCCGGGGCGAAGATCGTCTCCTGCCGGCCGGGCCGCGGCGTCCAGCTCAACGCGGGCGCGGCGGAGGCCTCGGGATCCATCCTGCTTTTTCTCCACGCCGATACGCTTCTTCCCGGCAACCACGCCGCTCTCGTCCGCGGAGCACTGGAAGACCCGCTCGTCGCCGGAGGGTCTTTTGCCCTGAAATTCGAGCCCGGCCCGCCGCTTCTCAAAATCAACGAGATCACGGCCAACTGGAGGACCCGGCTTTTCCATCTGCCGTTCGGAGACCAGGCCCTTTTCGTGCGCGCTTCGCTCTTCCATCTTCTTGGAGGTTACAAAAACATCCCCCTGATGGAGGACGTGGACTTCGCCCGCCGCCTTCATCGCGCCGGTCGGACGGTTGTTCTCCGCCCTCCCGTTCTGACGTCATCCCGAAAATATGCCGGCGGATACTGGCGGAGAAACATCACGAACAAAGTCGTTTTCGCCGGTTATTTTCTGGGTGTCACCCCCGAAAAGCTGGTGGAAATGTACCGGCGCGGAGGACACCCATGA
- the rpiB gene encoding ribose 5-phosphate isomerase B encodes MKIYLGSDHAGVRLKEKIKADLMRRKIPYEDLGTTTLDPVDYPDYAFRVAEHVAKHKGSRGILICGTGTGMTIAANKVDGIRAVAAYDTYSAKMSRVDNDTNVLGLRGRYFPTERAMRIIAVWLRTPFSGKPRHRNRLRKIADYEKQ; translated from the coding sequence ATGAAAATCTACCTGGGTTCCGATCACGCCGGGGTGCGTCTGAAGGAAAAAATCAAGGCTGATCTGATGCGTCGAAAGATCCCCTATGAGGATCTCGGAACAACCACTCTTGACCCCGTGGATTACCCGGACTATGCTTTCCGTGTCGCCGAACATGTCGCCAAGCATAAAGGCTCGCGGGGGATCCTGATCTGCGGCACGGGAACCGGAATGACGATCGCCGCCAACAAGGTGGACGGCATTCGAGCCGTGGCGGCCTATGATACCTATTCCGCAAAAATGTCGCGTGTCGACAACGATACGAATGTCCTGGGGCTCCGGGGGCGGTATTTCCCGACCGAAAGAGCCATGAGGATCATCGCCGTCTGGTTGCGCACGCCTTTCAGCGGCAAACCCCGGCATCGGAATCGCCTCAGAAAGATCGCGGATTATGAAAAACAATGA
- a CDS encoding HAD family phosphatase yields MIRAVIFDLDGTLVQTEKLKAVSYARAAVELLPVGLVESSVIEAFKDVVGLDRWEAARILVERFGLEEKARLLMDGLGVSSPSQVLVELRQRHYRRMIDDPAVVRRHQWPHNIALLKMARRMCCQIGLATMSYRPEVERILGILHITRIFDAVASREDVDRGKPDPAIYRLVAERLGVAARDCLVIEDSPNGVRSALAAGMRCIAVSTPFTREGLHRGERVLNGRWIVDDPGELMDVVGRMFTESREQE; encoded by the coding sequence GTGATCCGGGCCGTGATCTTCGACCTGGACGGGACGCTGGTCCAGACGGAGAAGCTCAAGGCGGTCTCGTACGCGCGGGCCGCCGTCGAGCTTCTCCCGGTCGGGCTGGTGGAGAGCTCGGTGATCGAGGCCTTCAAGGACGTTGTGGGGCTCGATCGCTGGGAGGCCGCCCGCATCCTTGTGGAGCGCTTTGGCCTCGAGGAGAAGGCCCGGCTTCTGATGGATGGGCTCGGCGTGTCATCCCCTTCACAGGTCCTCGTCGAGCTCCGCCAGCGTCACTACCGGAGGATGATCGACGACCCTGCGGTCGTCCGCCGGCATCAATGGCCGCACAACATCGCCCTGCTCAAAATGGCCCGGAGGATGTGTTGCCAGATCGGGTTGGCCACGATGTCCTATCGCCCGGAGGTCGAGAGGATCCTGGGGATCCTGCATATCACCCGGATCTTCGACGCCGTTGCGTCGCGTGAGGACGTCGACCGCGGCAAACCGGACCCGGCGATCTATCGCCTCGTGGCCGAGCGACTTGGAGTGGCCGCCCGGGATTGCCTGGTCATCGAGGATTCGCCGAACGGCGTCAGGTCCGCCCTGGCGGCCGGGATGAGATGCATCGCCGTATCGACGCCTTTCACCCGAGAGGGGCTTCATCGAGGGGAGCGGGTCCTCAACGGCCGTTGGATCGTCGACGATCCCGGCGAGTTGATGGATGTGGTGGGCCGCATGTTCACGGAAAGCCGAGAGCAGGAGTGA
- a CDS encoding spermine synthase, producing the protein MGKPLKTSLLLMGASGIVGQVILLREMLVSFYGNELTIGIILANWLLLEAAGAVLGGRFAEKTAKKLEVYVLFQLIFAAAFPPAVFFSRIFKAVFFETPGEALGLVSVFAASFLLLLPVALPHGALFPFGCRLAADHQTEKASSIGNVYVLETLGSIAGGILLTYLLIQLLDSLTIAILISLANALISIVLLRVRKILFGAAAVMVVLMIPALSPPVLDRIHAFSLRLQWRGMDVVHSENSVYGNITVTRQGEQYTFFSDGLPAITAPDPDVEAVEDFVHFPFLHHPNPESAAVLGGGAGGIIREILKHPVRRVDYVELDPLVLKLLHRFETPTTRMELADPRVHVHFSDGRFHIKRTNNRYDIILIGLSAPQELQTNRLFTREFFLTARGKMNPGGLLALSLPGSATHITAPVRDLNRCIEDTLRSVFPHVRTIPGDINLFIASDSAETEKTAVAELAARMAEREIESGIFTDDYLAFRLRPERLAWFRESMEGAEPRLNSDFRPIGVFYSLATWNALFAPGLTKVFSAMGALKPASLFWPGFLIPVLLFLAFKIKPRLSTWAVPYAVLSSGLCGMIFQLSVILTFQSFFGYLYHQVGLLLTLFLAGTAFGGRKSARRPDRAGNGAGLFLKLEAGFVGLAVGLPFVFSGLALLLETGAGRGLPYAVFFLISFVSGFLVGFQFPLAAGIQLELPPEKRPFGQTAGLLYGADLLGGFLGGLAGGILLLPVLGLKAACFFLALVKIGSWLLILVFTKMRK; encoded by the coding sequence ATGGGGAAACCACTGAAAACGTCCCTCCTCCTCATGGGAGCGAGCGGAATCGTCGGTCAGGTTATTCTTCTCCGGGAGATGCTCGTTTCGTTTTACGGAAACGAGCTGACGATCGGCATCATCCTGGCCAACTGGCTTCTCCTCGAAGCCGCGGGCGCCGTCCTGGGCGGAAGGTTCGCGGAAAAGACGGCCAAAAAACTGGAGGTCTATGTTCTCTTCCAATTGATTTTCGCCGCGGCCTTTCCCCCGGCGGTCTTTTTCAGCCGGATCTTCAAGGCCGTGTTTTTCGAAACGCCGGGAGAAGCCCTGGGGCTTGTCTCCGTCTTCGCGGCCTCGTTCCTTCTTCTCCTTCCCGTGGCGCTCCCCCATGGCGCGCTTTTTCCCTTCGGCTGCCGGCTGGCCGCGGATCACCAAACGGAAAAAGCCTCCTCCATCGGGAATGTCTATGTCCTGGAAACCCTCGGTTCGATCGCCGGCGGAATTCTTCTGACTTATCTTCTGATTCAACTCCTGGATTCCCTCACAATCGCCATTCTGATCTCCCTGGCCAATGCCCTGATTTCCATTGTTTTGCTTCGGGTCCGGAAAATCCTCTTCGGCGCCGCCGCCGTCATGGTCGTCTTGATGATCCCGGCGCTTTCGCCGCCTGTTTTGGATCGGATCCATGCCTTTTCCCTGAGACTTCAATGGCGGGGAATGGATGTCGTCCACAGCGAAAATTCCGTCTACGGCAACATCACCGTAACCCGACAGGGCGAGCAATACACGTTTTTCTCCGACGGCCTGCCCGCGATAACCGCGCCCGATCCCGACGTTGAAGCGGTCGAAGACTTTGTGCACTTCCCCTTTCTTCATCACCCGAATCCGGAATCCGCGGCCGTTCTCGGAGGAGGCGCCGGGGGGATCATCCGGGAAATTCTGAAACATCCCGTTCGGCGGGTGGACTACGTGGAACTCGATCCTCTGGTGCTGAAGCTCCTTCATCGATTCGAGACGCCGACGACCCGGATGGAACTCGCCGATCCCCGGGTCCACGTCCATTTCTCCGACGGCCGTTTCCATATCAAACGCACGAACAATCGCTACGACATCATTCTGATCGGGCTGTCAGCTCCCCAGGAACTCCAGACGAACCGGCTCTTCACCCGCGAGTTCTTTTTGACGGCCCGGGGAAAGATGAATCCGGGCGGTCTACTCGCGCTCTCCCTGCCCGGCTCCGCGACACACATCACCGCCCCGGTTCGGGACCTCAACCGATGCATCGAGGACACCCTGCGGAGTGTTTTCCCGCATGTGCGGACGATACCCGGCGATATCAATCTCTTCATTGCCTCCGACTCTGCGGAAACGGAAAAAACGGCCGTGGCCGAACTGGCCGCCCGGATGGCCGAACGAGAGATCGAAAGCGGCATCTTCACGGACGATTACCTGGCCTTCCGGCTGCGGCCGGAGCGGCTGGCCTGGTTTCGGGAATCGATGGAAGGCGCGGAACCCCGGCTCAATTCCGACTTCCGGCCGATCGGCGTCTTTTACAGCCTTGCGACTTGGAACGCCCTTTTTGCCCCGGGTTTGACGAAGGTCTTCTCCGCCATGGGCGCGCTCAAACCCGCATCTCTGTTCTGGCCGGGCTTCCTCATTCCCGTTTTGCTGTTTCTTGCCTTCAAAATCAAACCCCGGCTTTCGACCTGGGCCGTCCCCTACGCCGTTTTGTCATCGGGCCTGTGCGGAATGATTTTCCAGTTGTCTGTCATCCTGACGTTTCAGTCGTTTTTCGGTTATCTCTATCATCAGGTCGGACTTTTGCTCACCCTGTTTCTGGCCGGCACGGCCTTTGGAGGCCGGAAGTCCGCGCGCCGCCCGGACCGGGCCGGGAACGGCGCCGGCCTTTTCCTGAAACTGGAAGCGGGCTTCGTCGGCTTGGCGGTCGGGCTTCCATTTGTCTTTTCCGGCCTCGCCCTCCTTCTCGAAACCGGCGCCGGCCGCGGCCTGCCTTATGCCGTCTTTTTCCTTATCTCGTTCGTTTCCGGGTTCCTGGTCGGATTTCAATTTCCGCTGGCGGCCGGAATCCAATTGGAACTTCCTCCCGAAAAGCGGCCTTTCGGACAAACGGCCGGACTTCTCTATGGTGCGGATCTTCTGGGAGGATTCCTCGGAGGCCTGGCCGGCGGGATTCTTCTGCTTCCGGTGCTCGGGCTCAAGGCCGCCTGTTTTTTTCTGGCCCTGGTCAAGATCGGAAGTTGGCTGCTCATCCTCGTCTTCACAAAGATGCGGAAATGA